One window of the Babesia microti strain RI chromosome IV, complete genome genome contains the following:
- a CDS encoding Aldo-keto reductase (Fragment) (overlaps_old_locusTagID:BBM_III05075), with protein sequence MSVYSWLLLILTLSRTISAAIKLENNHSECRNGKYTAFLRDPPKYCYGFNKLQQHILYSDVNEDIDNIKLAEEMEEKTRFYIKHEDMEVMEEFQQDELAQTGNYHKEEYLKGLKCWNRYRDFFPEEITIEQFYAKLKQQPLRPIRVANKIIHVYEMGYGIPWYLPESEYEKLAELIGSNEVKYVDVDQFEEFKTQCHNLGGFLHQGGFVELSSERSAMLPYVEIVSVKRNLPDMNYEIILKDTKRDVLFKYYHSKPKMQPSNMKYRPYFPKPLWNPIKYDFYQRKTLDDDIFRQPRVEDLRAEKFSSVNFMKWDPEKDAPCGFYRTYQNFWPTTYTAENKDLPSVKYRKLGNSDLSVSEVGLGTMTFGNSANKETAISLLDYAFDRFQINFFDTSELYPLPVTKDTYGRAEKILGEWIRKRGQNDRDKMVIATKVAGPSDRLGWIRSGNLASTKLTYEQILDSVDNSLDRLGISHIDLLQFHWPDRYYPNQSNPDYENVVYDTRRSSGDDSKYYNSVITAVKGLIKNGKIRAWGLSNETPCGVLNFYRAAMELDAPPPASVQLEYNLLARNDVEKGFVELSRPQNTGIGLVAYSPLAGGLLTGKYLEFVDGTTNARLIKFPSYMARLRGSIASRAVKEYYDISQEYRLPNLTVMALRWVYTRPFINATLIGANDLYQLRESLYCVDEELPMTDMMERHINQVHWKWRDPIRIIQ encoded by the exons ATGTCAGTGTATTCTTGGCTTCTACTAATTCTAACTCTCAGTAGAACAATTTCAGCGGCAATTAAACTTGAAAACAACCATTCCGAATGTAGAAATGGAAAATATACAGCCTTTTTGCGGGATCCACCGAAATATTGTTATGGTTTCAACAAATTGCAACAACACATATTATATTCGGACGTCAATGAAGACATAGATAACATCAAATTAGCGGAGGAAATGGAGGAAAAAACGCGCTTCTACATTAAACATGAGGATATGGAGGTGATGGAGGAATTTCAGCAAGATGAACTGGCCCAAACCGGAAATTATCACAAGGAGGAATATCTTAAGGGTTTAAAGTGTTGGAACAGATACCGAGATTTCTTTCCAGAGGAGATAACTATAGAACAATTCTATGCCAAACTTAAACAGCAACCACTAAGGCCAATAAGAGTTGCTAACAAGATAATCCACGTCTACGAAATGGGATATGGTATTCCTTGGTATTTACCTGAGTCggaatatgaaaaattagcAGAATTGATTGGAAGTAATGAAGTAAAATATGTGGATGTGGATCAATTCGAAGAGTTCAAAACACAATGCCACAACTTAGGCGGATTTTTGCACCAAGGAGGATTTGTCGAATTGTCAAGTGAAAGATCTGCCATGCTTCCCTATGTAGAGATTGTTAGTGTCAAAAGAAATTTGCCAGATATGAACTATGAGATAATCCTAAAGGACACAAAGCGAGATGtattattcaaatattacCACTCCAAGCCCAAAATGCAGCCTAGCAATATGAAATACCGGCCATACTTCCCCAAACCTTTGTGGAACCCAATTAAATA TGATTTTTACCAACGAAAGACACttgatgatgatattttcaGGCAACCTAGAGTTGAGGATTTAAGGGCTGAAA AATTTAGTTCCGTAAACTTTATGAAATGGGATCCAGAAAAAGATGCTCCGTGCGGTTTTTATAGGActtatcaaaatttttggcCCACGACATATACAGC TGAAAACAAGGATTTGCCTAGTGTTAAATATCGTAAATTAGGCAATAGTGACTTATCAGTTTCTGAGGTTGGATTGGGGACTATGACTTTTGGCAATTCCGCTAATAAAGAAACGGCAATTTCACTACTAGATTATGCGTTTGACCGGTTTCAAATCAACTTTTTT gaCACGTCAGAGTTGTATCCATTGCCAGTGACGAAGGATACATATGGCCGTGCTGAAAAAATCTTAGGGGAATGGATTAGGAAAAGGGGTCAAAATGACCGAGATAAAATGGTAATTGCCACCAAAGTGGCTGGGCCTAGCGACCGTCTCGGTTGGATTCGCTCTGGTAACCTAGCTAGTACCAAATTGACTTACGAACAGATTCTGGATTCTGTGGATAATTCGCTAGATAGACTTGGCATATCGCACATAGACTTACTGCAATTCCATTGGCCAGATAGGTACTACCCGAACCAATCAAATCCGGACTATGAAAATGTGGTCTATGATACTAGGAGATCGTCGGGAGACGATTCAAAATACTATAATTCCGTAATCACTGCCGTTAAGGGACTGATAAAAAATGGAAAA ATTCGCGCTTGGGGCCTAAGCAATGAAACCCCCTGTGGAGTACTCAACTTTTATCGTGCAGCCAtg gAATTAGACGCACCACCTCCGGCATCTGTACAACTCGAGTACAATTTGCTAGCTAGAAATGATGTAGAGAAGGGGTTTGTCGAACTTTCACGGCCCCAAAATACAG GAATTGGATTAGTGGCATATTCTCCTTTGGCTGGCGGATTACTTACTGGCAAATACTTGGAATTTGTTGATGGCACAACCAACGCCCGGTTGATCAAATTCCCATCTTACATGGCCCGCCTTCG GGGTTCAATAGCCTCAAGGGCTGTGAAAGAGTACTATGACATATCACAGGAATACCGCTTGCCAAACCTCACGGTAATGGCCCTCAGGTGGGTCTATACCAGACCCTTCATTAATGCAACG CTCATAGGGGCCAACGATTTATACCAGCTTCGTGAATCTCTATATTGCGTAGACGAAGAGCTTCCAATGACCGACATGATGGAGCGACATATTAATCAGGTCCACTGGAAATGGAGGGATCCCATCCGTATCATACAATGA